The DNA segment TATATAATTCATTTCCTCGGTTCCGTTCATCTTGATCGCTGTGAAGCCAGCTTCAGCTTTTTCCTTAGCCGCTGCACCGACATCTTGCGGACGATCCCCGCCGATCCAAGAATAAACTTGAATGTCATCCCGAACAGCCCCACCGAGCATTTCGTACACGGGCATATTGTAAAACTTCCCTTTAATGTCCCATAGCGCCTGCTCAATGCCTGAGATGGCACTCATTAAGATTGGGCCGCCTCGGTAAAATCCGCCACGATATAGAACTTGAAAATGATCTTCAATTTTGCGTGGATCTTGACCAATTAAATAATCCATCAGCTCTGTGACACAAGCCAATACTGTGTGAGCGCGACCTTCAACAACGGGCTCTCCCCAACCAGCGACCCCTTCATCTGTTTCAATTTTTAAAAATAACCAGCGTGGTGGTACTTGGTATAGTTTAAAATCAGTAATTTTCATAACGATTACACATCCTTTATCGCTTCTACAAATTGTTGTGCTTTATCAGTGATTCCTTTTAATGCCTCTGCATTGATCGGCTGTTTTGTGTTAACGAGGGCACTTCCTAGCCCGGCTGCGACAGCACCTTTTTCAAAATACTCACGAATATTGGACAAATCCACTCCTCCGGTCGGCATTAATGGAATGTGTGGTAATGGACCGTGGATATCCTTCATATAGCTCGGCCCCATTGCCCCAGCAGGAAATACCTTAATCAGGTCAGCTCCATGTTCGTAGGCCGTTAATATTTCCGTTGGCGTCAATGCACCGGGAATGCTTACAACACCATAGCGCTTCGTCAGCCGAATCGTTTCCCTATTGACTGTCGGTGAAAATATGAAACGGGCTCCTGCCATGATTGCTGCTCTGGCCGTTTCCGGATCAAGAACAGTACCTGCACCGACAATCATTTGATCACCGAATTCCTCATTTACTTTTCTGATTAAACCTTCCACTTCCGGCGTATCCGCTGTAATTTCTAGAATGTGAACCCCACCCTCCTGAAGGGCTCGTGCGATGGACAAAACATCTTCACCTTCTGCACCGCGTATAACGGCAACCAGATTATGTTCCATCATTCGCTGCAATGTCTCTGTCATATTATCAGCCTCCTTATCTCTCAACATCATCCCGATGCGTTTTGTTTATAAAATCAGTGAGTCTTGCTTTCCCAGGCAATCCTTCCACATCTCCATCAACCATTGTCACCATTGCTCCAACGGCATTCCCACGTCTGACAGCTTCTTTCAACTCAAGTCCATCAATTATCCCTGACAAGCACCCGGCAGCAAAGCCATCACCTGCTCCAACGGGATCCACCACTTGTTCAACAGGAAAGCCCCCGACAAAACCTGTGGACCGGTCAGAGTGAACATAAGCCCCCTTTTTACCAAGCTTCATAATTACCGTTTTCGCCCCGTTATCATAGAACGCTTGAGCTAATGACTCATGATCTGATTGACCAAATATAAATTCTGCTTCATCAATACCCGGCAAAACAATATCAGCCATCCCTGATAACTTACGAAGCACCTGTCTAGCGTAGCTATCAGTCCATAGCTTTCGTCGCAAATTAGGGTCAAAGACAACCGTCACACCATTTCTACGGGCATACTCCATTGCTTTTAAAACGGTTTCAAAACAATGCTCACTTAGTGCCGGGGTAATGCCTGTTACATGAAGAAACCTCGCGTTCGAAATATACGTTTCATCTAAGTCATCATCTGACATCCGGCTCGCCGCCGAATCACTTCGATAATACTTCAGCCTTAATTCGTTGGCCGTTAATTTTTCCTTAAAATAAAGCCCCGTCGATGCAGAATCATCAAACGTAACTTGACTGACATCGACCCCTTCTCCTCGTATAAAGGATTGGATCTTTTCGCCGAATTCATCCTTTCCAAGCCGACTGATCCAACCTGCCTGATGGCCGAGCCTGGCAAGTCCAATCGCCACATTGGATTCAGCACCGGCAACTTTTGTTGAAAAATCACCAGCGTAACGCATAAGTCCGGAAGATTTCGGAGTGAACAACACCATCGTTTCCCCAAGTGTAATCACATCCATAACGTTCGCCTCCTCTCTAAAACCCAGTCCGTTCAGAAATCGTCTTTGCTGTAGACAATAACTCTTTAGCAATTTCCGATTGGCGTGGGTACACTCTGTTTTTTGGTCCAGCAACACTAATTGCTGCAATCATTTCTCCAGCTGCATTGAATATTGGCGCAGCTAAACAATAAAGACCGCCCTCATTCTCTTCATCATCAATGGAATAGCCTTGTTCGCGGAATTGTAAAAGCTGTTCATTTAATGCATCTGGGTCTGTGATTGTATTTTTTGTAATCGCCGGCATCTCCATTTGTGATAGGATATTGTTTTTGACTTGTTCTGGTAAAAAGGCGAGAAAGGCTTTCCCGAGTCCTGTACAGTACATCGGCTTTCTCATCCCGATTTGCGCACTCGTACGAACCGATCGATAATTATCAACCTTTGCAAGATAGACGAGTTCCTGTTCTAACATCACCGCCATAAAAACGGTCTCCTCCACGTTCTCCATTAACTGCCGGAGATACGGCTGGGCCTCAGCATTCACATCCAGGGTTTCCAGCGCTCTTGTCCCGATCTG comes from the Halobacillus shinanisalinarum genome and includes:
- a CDS encoding bifunctional 4-hydroxy-2-oxoglutarate aldolase/2-dehydro-3-deoxy-phosphogluconate aldolase, producing MTETLQRMMEHNLVAVIRGAEGEDVLSIARALQEGGVHILEITADTPEVEGLIRKVNEEFGDQMIVGAGTVLDPETARAAIMAGARFIFSPTVNRETIRLTKRYGVVSIPGALTPTEILTAYEHGADLIKVFPAGAMGPSYMKDIHGPLPHIPLMPTGGVDLSNIREYFEKGAVAAGLGSALVNTKQPINAEALKGITDKAQQFVEAIKDV
- a CDS encoding sugar kinase encodes the protein MDVITLGETMVLFTPKSSGLMRYAGDFSTKVAGAESNVAIGLARLGHQAGWISRLGKDEFGEKIQSFIRGEGVDVSQVTFDDSASTGLYFKEKLTANELRLKYYRSDSAASRMSDDDLDETYISNARFLHVTGITPALSEHCFETVLKAMEYARRNGVTVVFDPNLRRKLWTDSYARQVLRKLSGMADIVLPGIDEAEFIFGQSDHESLAQAFYDNGAKTVIMKLGKKGAYVHSDRSTGFVGGFPVEQVVDPVGAGDGFAAGCLSGIIDGLELKEAVRRGNAVGAMVTMVDGDVEGLPGKARLTDFINKTHRDDVER
- a CDS encoding IclR family transcriptional regulator — encoded protein: MTVKSADRVMNILDLLKEFPGGLTLREIADKLSLPQSSTFHLLQTMEMSQFLSVTERKTYKLGPKLIQIGTRALETLDVNAEAQPYLRQLMENVEETVFMAVMLEQELVYLAKVDNYRSVRTSAQIGMRKPMYCTGLGKAFLAFLPEQVKNNILSQMEMPAITKNTITDPDALNEQLLQFREQGYSIDDEENEGGLYCLAAPIFNAAGEMIAAISVAGPKNRVYPRQSEIAKELLSTAKTISERTGF